From a region of the Thermomonas sp. HDW16 genome:
- a CDS encoding M1 family metallopeptidase: MSRAAACLLAISSMWGAPAHAASPQPAGACPPIPLAGADAAAVRIPSAANAWGGARTGSEATLSNRVVAYSIDAELDPVKHTIKGKQQLTWRNRSAQPVCSVYLHMYLNGFNGHGSTFMTEQRASESGFRSNVDTKDGEYGFIRLDKVAQGGAAAKWTFVQPDGGPKTDQSVVRIDLPQPVAAGASTTLDIAFFDQLPRVVARTGYYGTFHLVAQWFPKIAVLELPGERGAVAPRWNAHEFHLHSEFYADFGSYDVRLTVPKGYTVGATGVLKNPPVENNGKLTHNYVQDDVHDFAWTADTRYAKPLTKVWNGPNGPVQVSVLYTPDYESNAQPVLQATIDSLKYFSDTLGGYPYKSATAVVPPYGADEAGGMEYPTFFTADSTSQDAPGTPGRFALDFVTVHEFGHGYFYGILASNEFEEPYLDEGMNEYWDQRMMTARKQDIVLTSPWLKRFGIGTRIAPFEMERLGASLGDPADPLGDNSWERLSSGSYGTVYSRTATAMRQIEALVGTPAMERAMKLYYERWKFRHPSTADLQAALAEGTGRPDIVNTTFDGFIYGTGKVDDRVTSITSEEILPLPGYRAYQGKQVLIGGKQIDKAVDDLRKKWKKAHPNAKDWENAFPYRSIVVVRRDGQAVPQTLRVKFADGSQRDMAVTSTGSWQRFSFVGPAKAVSAQLDPDDKIRLDTNELNDSRTVEANGSAARRWFRDFTMLLQSLFALLATV; encoded by the coding sequence ATGAGCCGTGCCGCTGCCTGCTTGCTTGCAATCTCCTCGATGTGGGGCGCTCCCGCGCATGCCGCGTCGCCACAGCCCGCGGGCGCATGCCCCCCGATCCCGCTGGCGGGCGCCGATGCCGCCGCAGTGCGCATCCCCAGTGCGGCCAATGCCTGGGGCGGTGCGCGCACCGGCAGCGAAGCGACCTTGTCCAACCGGGTGGTGGCCTATTCGATCGACGCCGAGCTCGACCCGGTCAAGCACACGATCAAGGGCAAGCAGCAACTGACATGGCGCAACCGCAGCGCGCAGCCGGTGTGCAGCGTCTACCTGCACATGTACCTCAACGGCTTCAATGGCCACGGCAGCACGTTCATGACCGAGCAGCGTGCCAGCGAAAGCGGCTTCCGCAGCAATGTCGACACCAAGGACGGCGAATACGGCTTCATCCGCCTGGACAAGGTGGCGCAGGGTGGCGCGGCGGCGAAATGGACGTTCGTGCAGCCGGACGGCGGCCCCAAGACCGACCAGAGCGTGGTGCGCATCGACTTGCCGCAGCCGGTGGCGGCGGGCGCCAGCACCACGCTGGACATCGCCTTCTTCGACCAGTTGCCGCGCGTGGTCGCCCGTACCGGCTACTACGGCACGTTCCATCTGGTCGCGCAGTGGTTCCCGAAGATCGCCGTGCTGGAACTCCCGGGGGAACGCGGTGCCGTCGCGCCGCGCTGGAACGCGCACGAATTCCACCTGCACAGTGAGTTCTATGCCGATTTCGGCAGCTACGACGTGCGCCTCACCGTACCCAAGGGCTACACCGTCGGCGCCACCGGCGTGCTGAAGAACCCGCCTGTCGAGAACAACGGCAAGCTCACCCACAACTACGTGCAGGACGATGTGCACGACTTTGCATGGACCGCGGACACGCGCTACGCCAAGCCGCTGACCAAGGTCTGGAATGGCCCGAACGGACCGGTACAAGTCAGCGTCCTGTACACACCGGACTACGAATCGAATGCACAGCCGGTGCTGCAGGCCACGATCGATTCGCTGAAGTATTTCTCCGACACGCTCGGCGGCTACCCGTACAAGAGCGCCACGGCCGTGGTGCCACCGTACGGCGCGGACGAAGCCGGCGGCATGGAGTACCCGACCTTCTTCACCGCCGACAGCACTTCGCAGGATGCGCCGGGCACGCCAGGTCGCTTCGCGCTGGATTTCGTGACCGTGCACGAATTCGGACACGGCTATTTCTACGGCATCCTGGCCTCCAACGAATTCGAGGAACCCTACCTCGACGAAGGCATGAACGAGTACTGGGACCAGCGCATGATGACCGCGCGCAAGCAGGACATCGTGCTGACCTCACCGTGGCTGAAGCGCTTCGGCATCGGCACCCGGATCGCGCCGTTCGAAATGGAACGCCTTGGCGCCAGCCTGGGCGACCCCGCCGATCCGCTCGGCGACAATTCGTGGGAGCGCCTGTCCAGCGGCAGCTACGGCACCGTGTATTCGCGCACCGCCACTGCGATGCGGCAGATCGAGGCGCTGGTCGGCACGCCGGCGATGGAACGCGCGATGAAGCTGTACTACGAGCGCTGGAAGTTCCGCCATCCGTCGACGGCCGACCTGCAGGCCGCGCTGGCCGAAGGCACCGGCAGGCCCGACATCGTCAATACCACCTTCGATGGCTTCATCTACGGCACCGGCAAGGTCGACGACCGCGTGACCAGCATCACCAGTGAAGAGATCCTGCCGCTGCCCGGCTACCGTGCCTACCAGGGCAAACAGGTACTGATCGGCGGCAAGCAGATCGACAAGGCCGTCGATGACCTGCGCAAAAAATGGAAGAAGGCGCATCCGAACGCCAAGGACTGGGAGAACGCGTTCCCCTATCGCAGCATCGTGGTCGTGCGCCGCGATGGCCAAGCCGTGCCGCAAACGTTGCGGGTGAAGTTCGCCGATGGCAGCCAGCGCGACATGGCGGTGACCAGCACAGGCAGCTGGCAACGCTTCAGTTTCGTCGGTCCGGCCAAGGCGGTCTCCGCCCAACTCGATCCGGACGACAAGATCCGTCTGGATACCAACGAGCTCAACGACAGCCGCACGGTGGAAGCGAACGGCAGCGCGGCACGCCGCTGGTTCCGCGATTTCACCATGCTGCTGCAATCCCTGTTCGCCCTGTTGGCAACCGTCTGA